The Ipomoea triloba cultivar NCNSP0323 chromosome 14, ASM357664v1 region TCCTCTAGAGGAAAGAAACACCACCATCCAGATGACAGTGggttagaagaagaagaaagaagcagCAAGCACTCTGCAGTTTACGAGGAGGAGGTTGAGTTATCCGAGGTCTTTGATAGGGTTTTGCTGTGTACTGATAATTATGGTTGTAACATAAATGTTGAGGGAAAGCAGCAGAATGGGGCAAGCGGTGGGAAGGGCCGTACAAAGAAACAAGGGGGTAATAGAGAAACTGTGGATCTGAGGTCTCTATTATCAAGCTGTGCACAATCTATTGCTGCTGCTGATTATAGGACCGCAAATGATCAATTAAAGAAGATCAGGCAACACTCTTCGCCTAGTGGTGATCCAAATCAAAGGCTGGCCAGTGTATTTGCAAATGGTCTCGAGGCACGGTTGGCTGGAACTGGGACACAACTATATGCAGCCTTAGCTCCAAAAACGATCACAGCTTCTGAGAAGTTGAAAGCCTACCACACCTACCTGTCATTTTGCCCGTTCAAGAGAATAGCAATTTTCTTTGCaaataaaatgatttatgaAGTAGCATCAAAGGGTAACACTCTGCATGTCATAGATTTTGGTATATTTTATGGTTTCCAGTGGCCCATCCTTATCCAGCATCTTTCTCAAAGGCCTGGTGGGCCTCCTAAACTTCGAGTAACTGGAATTGAGCTTCCTCATCCTGGTTTTCGGCCAGCAGAAAAGGTAGAACAGACTGGCCGTCgcttggcaaattattgtgagCGTTTTGGTGTACAATTTGAGTACAACGCCATAGCAAGTCAGAATTGGGAAACAATTAAAATTGATGATTTGAAGCTTGCAAGTGGTGATGTGGTTGCTGTTAACTGTTTGTTTCGATTCAAAAACCTACTGGATGAGACTGCGGTTGCTGACAGCCCTAGGGATGCAGTTCTAAGCTTAATCCGGAAAATAAATCCAGATATTTATGTGCAAGCTGTAATTAGTGGATCTTACAGCTCTCCTTTCTTTGTCACCCGGTTCCGAGAGGCTCTCTTCTTCTACTCTGCTGTCTTTGATATGTTCGATGCTACTTTATCCCGTGATGATCATCAGAGGTTGGATTTTGAGCAAGAATTCATTGGGCGTGAAATAATGAATGTCGTTGCATGTGAGGGCATGGAAAGATTAGAGAGGCCTGAAACATACAAGCAGTGGCAGGTACGCAATATGAGGGCTGGGTTCAAGCCTCTGCCTGTAAAACCAGAACTTGTTAAGAAGCTAAGAGGTAAGGTGAAGGCGGGATATCACAAAGATTTTGTGTTCGATGAAGACGGTCATTGGATACTGCAGGGATGGAAAGGTCGGATTATGTGTGGCAGCTCTTGCTGGGTACCTGCATAACAAACTCAGAAGCTGTTTTCTGGTATTTAGAGCCCTATGCTGTCCTCGAGAAGATATATTCAATAACATCAATCAAGGTACTCGTCTAGCTTCAGCCTTACTCTTCAAAAATAGCTGCTAGTCTTATGATTCCGCAAAAGGGACAACTCCAGACTGTTGATTTTGTAACCACAAACatacaagttcgactcctagCTGGAGCGGGGGCTTACTggctttcttagtttgagtttGTCAGAGGCTCAGACTTATGGACaatctaggctgatttacctcggctttccctcgtcatccaaaaaaatatacaatCTTTAGTCTTGCTGTGCTCTAACATTCTACTTTTCTTATTCTCTGCAGTCAACAGAAACCTGTGAATGCAATGCTTATGCTTGTCCCAATCTCATCACCTTCCCATCCTCTGCATATTGTTCTAGCATTGGAAATGCATCTGTGGCTCTCGGGTGAACACTGAAGTGCTTTGCCAAAAGACTAGGATCTGACAGGCGAAGTAACGCTCTTGGTTCATGAAATTTGTATGATGTGGATTGTCTTATAGAATAGTTTTTCATATTAGATGTGTTGGTGATAGAAAGAATTCTGAAATGCATGCAGCAATACCCCCACCCCAACCATAAAATCActatttattttagaaaaaaaattgcatttttagtttttaatttatgACAAAGTAGTAATTTTATCTTcttgattaatttttattttgaattaattgacTAGTTGATTctatataatttaatgattgAAGTAATTGTTTGTAATATGTTTGGTCGGAGGGATGTTTTGGCTGCATTATATgtgaaaacaaataaattatatcttATTGAAAGTAGCGTATACTTCGATTTGGGGGATGAACCTTGTCAGCCTGTCCATATCAACAACGCGAGTGTTTTAATTTATGGAAGCAAAACCTATTTCATACAGGGTAACGGTTGGCCCACACACCCGTTACACATATTTGACTGCACCTTTTAATGTTCCCCGGCACACTATTCAACTCCGAATTGGTAGGAGAGAATTGGTAGGAGAGAGATTGTTGAATGAGTGGAGAGAATTGGTAGGAGAGAGATTGTTGAATGAGTGGAGtatgatttttgtattaaaatgttaaaagtttgatttttgttaatatttttattaatatctgaacgaattgttggaaaaaaatagCATACAGTGACATTGTAAGTAActattttgtgatacaaatagATGTGAGTCCATTACTGATTTGGATCAGGTCAAGTGGATTTGGGTTTTTCGTGATGAGACAAAAATATTGATATACTGTGCattcaaaatagataatgggtgaatgagacaAAGAGATTGATATACTGTGCattcaaaacggataatgagtgaatgagacAAAGAGATTGATATACTGTGCattcaaaacggataatgaaGGTGAAAAAGTTTGAAACAAGCACGCACTTGCCCACATTAGATTGCACTTACATATATACTAGACCTTTAACCGGAAGGATGAATTATATAGTATCAAAGCTCTCTCGCACGcaaggggtgcaaatcaaatcccacgACCGGAACTCATTCTTGTGTTCTAGTTTGTTGAATTCCTTTTTGAACATTTATTAGAGAATTTTATCATGTAGAacttaaaagtaaataaaaagcaaaattaGAGAATTTTTTCATGTAGAACTTGAAAGTAAATAGAAAGCTTAAGAATACAAGTGATCCAATGAACCTGAATTTGCAGTTGATCCAATTGACCTGCACTTTCACCTTTCGAAAACAATTACAGTAGATAACTTGTGCAGTGATAAACTAGtcttgtttaataattatgtaaaTTCGAGGACAAATCATTATGATCTCTCCATTCTTGAAATTAAGATTTTGATCATTCTCAGCCTAAAACTGCTTAATCTTCTTCCTATTTCCCATCATAtcccaaataataataatagtaataataataataataataataaacaataataatgttgtcaagttttgtgtttttgttggTACATACGTGGAAGTGCGACCTGAAATGGACATTGAGGTCCGTGGACTGTAGTCTGATGAGTGCACTGGTCAACCCAATCAAATTCCAGTTTGGGTAACGTGGGCCAGGCCGGCAATTAAGTCCGTGCCGCCGGGAACTTTATAAGCCTCACTTTCGAAGCGTCTCCACCGGCAACCGGCGGCTACAACGCTGCATATTGCACTCCTACTCATATTCCGCCTATTTTCAAAGGAATTTTTTCAGAATATATATACCTTAACATGCTATATTGCAATTTGACGCTATGGCATTGTTTGGCAATCAACCGTTAGTGACTAACAGATTgtattagtaattagtaaaataaatgaattgatAACGGATTATGTTAgcaattaacaaaataaatgaattgaTATCACGTAGATTACTGCTCAAAAAGTATTACGAATATTATTGTGTAATATTCGGCCATGATTGTCTAGTGCTAATACGATACGAATTTATACTAGGAAAGAGCCTAGCTAACAAACTCttgaaaacaacaaaatattgTGTCGACTATGGTCTACATAgttgtgtgaatcataaatatAAGACGCATTTTTAATAttctaaaagtacattatttttactagtgtacattatttgattgtttatattaaataatgtactttcattACTTAAacaatgtactttatgtacaaaaataatatacttttagtatattaaaaatgcacttttttttatttatagttcatacagctgtgtggaccatggtccatataaTAATGATTGCTTAAAAACAAGGTGGGAGAGACTAAGTCAAGGCGCACCATCGCAGACAATTTTTCTATGGACATAGTCTACACAACTGTGCGGACCATGAATACaatgcatatttttaatatactaaaattacattatttctgtattgaatgtacattatttgattgtatacaaaataatacattttcagtacttaaataatgtactttccatGAATtcaagatacatttttaatatgttaaaagtacattatatgCCTAGTGAATGAACATTAtttatagtatacaaaatactgtattttcagtactcaaataatatattttttatttgttgtccacacagttgtgtggactatgATCTATAAAATAATGATCCCAAAAAGGGGCTTTGGAGCAAAAAAATGGTTGCCAATCCCGGGGCCTTCTCCCCTGTATATGTTCGGGTCTCGTTATTTGGTCTCTTGCAACGCGCCCTGATCCTTAGCGTCTTGCTCGGAACATCCCTCTCTCTTAGTCCCTAAGTCGTGGGGCCTTTGGTCCTACGCCGTGTACTATTCATGGGTTCCAAGATGTAGGCTTGTAATCTCGTAGACTTCAATTCTTCATTATTAAGTCGTTTCTAATATCTCtaattctttttaataatttttacaacGTCACTTTATATTTTTATCCACCCAactcataatatattaatattttttaaagttactATAAATGTTTGACGGTCGTACGTTGCGACATAGCTTATTCGGTCGTTACACCTGTAAGTATTGGCACGGTCTTTACCTTTCACCGGCGGCTCAGGTTACTCAGCATGCTCCGATTCAATGTAAATCATCCATTGACAATATTGAATTGTAAAGTGC contains the following coding sequences:
- the LOC116004839 gene encoding scarecrow-like protein 14, whose protein sequence is MAMDHQFSRLTNSVNRFLLEDENIFSSLKRSPDIPGSYNVDSLPLDIVDAPLVIHDPNLGSYAPTLDYPDDHDSDTVLKYLNQILLEENIDENPSMFYDPIALKAAENSFYEALKEKPPSPHQAPLFVNSNARSPDSILPSSGGYSTSSSSIGSCNADPQWIVDPGESKSSVTSYSPEFSFQSSSQANSYRLNGSLNSFSSVTNAQMDSFVNANLVPNIFSDTESILQFKRGMEEASRFLPTGNQLVIDLDKYSLPPKTDELSGDAVIKIEKDEKDRSANSSRGKKHHHPDDSGLEEEERSSKHSAVYEEEVELSEVFDRVLLCTDNYGCNINVEGKQQNGASGGKGRTKKQGGNRETVDLRSLLSSCAQSIAAADYRTANDQLKKIRQHSSPSGDPNQRLASVFANGLEARLAGTGTQLYAALAPKTITASEKLKAYHTYLSFCPFKRIAIFFANKMIYEVASKGNTLHVIDFGIFYGFQWPILIQHLSQRPGGPPKLRVTGIELPHPGFRPAEKVEQTGRRLANYCERFGVQFEYNAIASQNWETIKIDDLKLASGDVVAVNCLFRFKNLLDETAVADSPRDAVLSLIRKINPDIYVQAVISGSYSSPFFVTRFREALFFYSAVFDMFDATLSRDDHQRLDFEQEFIGREIMNVVACEGMERLERPETYKQWQVRNMRAGFKPLPVKPELVKKLRGKVKAGYHKDFVFDEDGHWILQGWKGRIMCGSSCWVPA